Proteins found in one Nostoc sp. NIES-3756 genomic segment:
- a CDS encoding DUF6887 family protein — MKPDFDTMSIAELRAYVLLHRNDDEAFYKLADRLEASAEDTDLYPVPDTVEHMAMMETAIQ; from the coding sequence ATGAAACCAGATTTTGATACTATGAGTATCGCTGAACTACGTGCTTATGTACTATTACATCGAAATGATGATGAAGCATTTTATAAACTTGCAGACCGCCTAGAAGCGAGTGCTGAAGATACTGATTTATACCCTGTTCCTGACACAGTTGAACATATGGCCATGATGGAAACAGCGATTCAATAA
- a CDS encoding thioredoxin-like domain-containing protein → MTPRVRAPELPQDYPWLNTDYPFSIKQLKGRVVILDFWTYCCVNCLHILPDLKYLEQKYKDSLTVIGVHSGKFANEQDTENIRQAILRYDIEHPVVVDQGFRIWQEYAVRAWPTLMVIDPKGYVVGYVSGEGNRDVLDELITQIIQEHQNQGTINFQELSLTLEKQRQPLITPLAFPGKVLATQAGLFVADSGHHRIVFSNFDGDILHLIGNGKSGLNDGTFEEAQFSAPQGMAFDEEKQILYVADTENHALRRVDIKQQTVETIAGTGEQSRNIRPHGGDGLDTALNSPWDLVKVKNTLYIAMAGPHQIWQMDLASGIIKTYAGSGAEGCFDGSLTESAFAQPSGIATNGNELYVADSEISSIRGVGLVEPQQVRTVCGSGDLFGFGDVDGQGEDVRLQHCLGVEYFQNYLWVADTYNHKIKLVNPHSGNCQTVLGNGYAGLQDGQGKNTSFFEPSGLSAIDSYLFIADTNNHVIRRVNLQSLEVTTVGFNGLCAPDVCIPKYF, encoded by the coding sequence ATGACTCCTCGTGTAAGAGCGCCAGAACTACCACAAGATTATCCTTGGCTAAACACTGACTATCCCTTTTCCATTAAGCAACTCAAGGGTAGAGTAGTGATTTTAGACTTCTGGACTTACTGTTGTGTCAATTGTCTGCACATCTTACCAGACTTGAAATATCTGGAACAAAAATATAAGGATAGTTTGACTGTTATTGGTGTTCATTCTGGCAAATTCGCCAACGAACAGGATACCGAAAATATCCGCCAAGCCATATTACGCTACGATATCGAACACCCTGTAGTAGTAGATCAAGGTTTTCGTATTTGGCAAGAATATGCTGTGCGTGCTTGGCCTACATTAATGGTTATCGACCCAAAAGGCTATGTAGTTGGCTACGTTTCCGGTGAAGGAAATCGAGATGTTTTAGACGAACTCATCACTCAAATAATTCAGGAACATCAAAACCAAGGCACAATTAATTTTCAAGAACTTAGCCTGACTTTAGAAAAACAGCGTCAACCATTAATCACACCTCTAGCGTTTCCCGGTAAAGTCTTAGCTACTCAAGCAGGGTTATTCGTCGCTGACTCTGGACATCACCGCATAGTCTTCAGTAACTTTGACGGAGACATTCTGCATTTAATTGGTAATGGAAAATCAGGCTTAAATGACGGTACTTTTGAGGAAGCACAGTTTTCCGCACCCCAGGGTATGGCGTTTGATGAGGAGAAGCAAATTCTTTACGTTGCTGATACTGAAAATCATGCTTTGCGACGAGTTGACATCAAGCAGCAAACAGTAGAAACCATTGCGGGAACAGGTGAACAAAGTCGTAATATTCGTCCACATGGAGGTGATGGTTTAGACACTGCTTTAAATTCCCCTTGGGATTTGGTGAAGGTGAAAAATACCTTATATATTGCAATGGCTGGGCCGCATCAAATCTGGCAAATGGATTTAGCAAGCGGCATAATCAAGACTTATGCTGGTAGTGGTGCAGAAGGTTGTTTTGATGGTTCTTTAACAGAATCAGCTTTTGCTCAACCTAGTGGAATTGCTACTAATGGCAATGAATTATATGTTGCTGATAGTGAAATAAGTTCTATTCGTGGTGTGGGACTGGTAGAACCTCAGCAAGTCAGGACTGTTTGTGGTAGCGGTGATTTATTTGGTTTTGGTGATGTAGATGGACAAGGTGAAGATGTGCGTTTACAGCATTGTTTGGGTGTGGAATATTTTCAAAATTATTTGTGGGTAGCAGATACATATAACCACAAAATTAAATTAGTTAATCCTCATAGTGGTAATTGTCAAACTGTTTTGGGAAATGGTTATGCCGGGTTACAAGATGGTCAAGGGAAGAATACTAGCTTTTTTGAACCTTCAGGGTTGAGTGCGATAGACTCCTACTTATTTATTGCTGATACGAATAATCATGTAATTCGTCGTGTGAATTTGCAATCTTTAGAGGTAACAACCGTAGGATTTAATGGTTTGTGTGCGCCTGATGTTTGTATTCCGAAATATTTTTAA
- a CDS encoding DUF6888 family protein, translating to MLPTGEQGKSCIKVCQYLTNFYRPIELLRFDERTGIVYIFAGEDLQVVIYRDGK from the coding sequence ATTTTACCAACAGGCGAACAGGGAAAATCTTGCATCAAAGTTTGTCAATATCTGACGAACTTTTATCGTCCTATTGAGCTTTTACGTTTTGATGAACGTACAGGTATAGTGTACATTTTCGCAGGTGAAGATTTGCAAGTTGTAATTTACCGTGATGGGAAGTGA